Proteins from one Procambarus clarkii isolate CNS0578487 chromosome 40, FALCON_Pclarkii_2.0, whole genome shotgun sequence genomic window:
- the LOC138372815 gene encoding uncharacterized protein — protein sequence MRTKVDLYTLRPAPTPRPLPPTPSSTPRPLPPHALFHPTPSVTPRPPPPHALRHPTPSVTPRPPPPHALRHPTPSVTPRPLPPHALLHPTPSSTPRPPPPHALLHPTPSSTPRPLPPHALFHPTPSSTPRPPPPHALFHPTPSSTPRPPPPHALLHPTPSSTPRPLPPHALFHPTPSSTPRPPPPHALFHPTPSSTPRPPPPHALFHPTPSSTPRPPSPHALFHPTPSSTPRPPPPHALLHPTPSSTPRPPPPHALLHPTPSSTPRPPPPHALLHPTPSSTPRPLPPHALFHPTPSSTPRPLPPHALFHPTPSSTPRPPPPHALLHPTPSSTPRPLPPHALFHPTPSSTPRPPPPHAILHPTPSSTPRPPPPHALFHPTPSSTPRPLPPHALRHPTPSVTPRPPTLSVSPDSCRVWLYRR from the exons ATGCGCACCAAGGT TGACTTGTACACGTTGAGACCTGCCCCTACCCCACGCCCTCTTCCACCCACGCCCTCTTCCACCCCACGCCCTCTTCCACCCCACGCCCTCTTCCACCCCACGCCCTCCGTCACCCCACGCCCTCCTCCACCCCACGCCCTCCGTCACCCCACGCCCTCCGTCACCCCACGCCCTCCTCCACCCCACGCCCTCCGTCACCCCACGCCCTCCGTCACCCCACGCCCTCTTCCACCCCACGCCCTCCTCCACCCCACGCCCTCCTCCACCCCACGCCCTCCTCCACCCCACGCCCTCCTCCACCCCACGCCCTCTTCCACCCCACGCCCTCTTCCACCCCACGCCCTCTTCCACCCCACGCCCTCTTCCACCCCACGCCCTCCTCCACCCCACGCCCTCTTCCACCCCACGCCCTCCTCCACCCCACGCCCTCCTCCACCCCACGCCCTCCTCCACCCCACGCCCTCCTCCACCCCACGCCCTCTTCCACCCCACGCCCTCTTCCACCCCACGCCCTCCTCCACCCCACGCCCTCCTCCACCCCACGCCCTCTTCCACCCCACGCCCTCTTCCACCCCACGCCCTCCTCCACCCCACGCCCTCTTCCACCCCACGCCCTCTTCCACCCCACGCCCTCCGTCACCCCACGCCCTCTTCCACCCCACGCCCTCTTCCACCCCACGCCCTCCTCCACCCCACGCCCTCCTCCACCCCACGCCCTCCTCCACCCCACGCCCTCCTCCACCCCACGCCCTCCTCCACCCCACGCCCTCCTCCACCCCACGCCCTCCTCCACCCCACGCCCTCCTCCACCCCACGCCCTCCTCCACCCCACGCCCTCTTCCACCCCACGCCCTCTTCCACCCCACGCCCTCTTCCACCCCACGCCCTCTTCCACCCCACGCCCTCTTCCACCCCACGCCCTCTTCCACCCCACGCCCTCCTCCACCCCACGCCCTCCTCCACCCCACGCCCTCTTCCACCCCACGCCCTCTTCCACCCCACGCCCTCTTCCACCCCACGCCCTCCTCCACCCCACGCCCTCCTCCACCCCACGCTATCCTCCACCCCACGCCCTCCTCCACCCCACGCCCTCCTCCACCCCACGCCCTCTTCCACCCCACGCCCTCTTCCACCCCACGCCCTCTTCCACCCCACGCCCTCCGTCACCCCACGCCCTCCGTCACCCCACGCCCTCCTACCCTTAGTGTATCTCCTGACAGCTGTAGGGTGTGGCTGTACCGccgctag